The DNA window TCAAACCAAACCATTTTGCTGCACATATAACATGTGAACAAGGAATTCCAAATATTGTGAATTTACCACATGTGCAATCACGCGTAGAAATGTTGATATCTTGTACGTGATGTTGCCGACCAGGTCTTCCTCCTGTCGCGACGGATGCTGTTTTATCCCTTTGGTCAAATCTTACAACTCGATGTTCAATTGACTTTTTTGACCACATATCAAATTTAGAGTACGCAAAGTCGGTCCATGGTTGATTTTTTTCCAGCATCTTATCACTTCGCGCTCGCCGTTGAATGAAATATTGCACGCATCGCTGTAATGTCAGCTCCACTATTGCCATTATTGGAAGACGTCGAACCCCTTTCAATACACCATTAATGCACTCAGACATGTTCGTCGTCATTATCCCTCGTCTCCATCCCCCCTCATGAGCCAATGaccatttttctttttgaatgtTTGACAAATAGATGAAAGCTGCTGCATTATTTGTTCTAATTGCCTCCATTGTTGCATTAAATTTTGATACTTGGTGTTGTATCCCTGCTTCCCAACATAAGTCTTTCAAGTGAATGTTTTTGAACTTGCTGTTGAAATTAGAGCAAACATGCCTCAAACAAAAACGATGAACACCACGAGGAGGCTTGAAATCAGGGAGATCTTGCACTTCACTTGTTATACCCGCATGTCTATCAGATATAAGGCACACACCATTACACCCTCTAGTAACATGTCGTGCAACATTACTGAGGAACCAATGCCAAGACTCataattcttttcatcaacaagCGCAAATGCTAGCGGCAAAACCTGGTTGTTGGCATCCAAAGTTACTGCTATGAGTAGTTTGTGCTTATATTTGGTGTACATATGAGTACCGTCTATGCTGATTATGTTGCGACAATGTCGAAAACCATCTACACATGGTTTGAAGGCCCAAAACacgaagttcaaaattttatgtgGATGGTCATACGGTCGAAGATGCTTCCATTCTACAATAGTTCCTGGATTGTACTTCGACAAAGCTCCCATATATTTAGGAAGTACAGTTGCAGAGCTTTCCCATGTGCCATAGATTACCTCCACTGGGCGTTTCAAACTCTGCCATGCCTTAGCGTACGATATATCATAcccatatttttctttaatactTTCTCGTACATATTTGATCTCATATGCAGGATCACAACGCACAATTCCCAAAAGTGTGCTGGCTTTCATGTTTACATCAAGGTTGTGCTGATCTATACCGACTTGGGTTGACATGCATGTGTGATCATCaccatattttgtgatcatgAAGTAGCCTAAACTTTTTTTGAACGATGCTCGAAGTCCCCACCCACAGTTGCCACCTTCGGACCAGTTCTTGCATTTGACCTTCCAAATTGTCGGAGAACTTTTGACAACGATATATTCACGTCTCAAAACCCGATCAGAAAAATCCTTCACTGAAGCTATTAAATCACCTTTGCTCTTAAAAACCATTTTTACACCGAGCTCTGGCCTTTCAGGATTGTAAAAGTTTgttcgtgaagaagaaggaatacCAAATGAATCTGGAATTTGTTCGTCGTAGACTTCATTGAAAAATTGGGGAATTTCACGTAAATGTTGCTCTGGTGCAATATGAATGTTCTCTGTCATTGTTGCTCCCAACATTAACACACCCGCCGATGTCCCTTCATTTGCATTCTCAAACTGTTGATCATCTTCTCCGTCACTTGATGTAGCATAAAAATCATCATCGCTATTAATGACATGATGCGAACTGTCCCCAAATAAATCATCTTGCTCATCCATGTGTTCAGCAGAATTATCAAATTCTCTGACATTTGTGGTATTTTCTTCAGGAGCCCATGAATTTGA is part of the Primulina tabacum isolate GXHZ01 chromosome 18, ASM2559414v2, whole genome shotgun sequence genome and encodes:
- the LOC142532246 gene encoding uncharacterized protein LOC142532246, which encodes MDEQDDLFGDSSHHVINSDDDFYATSSDGEDDQQFENANEGTSAGVLMLGATMTENIHIAPEQHLREIPQFFNEVYDEQIPDSFGIPSSSRTNFYNPERPELGVKMVFKSKGDLIASVKDFSDRVLRREYIVVKSSPTIWKVKCKNWSEGGNCGWGLRASFKKSLGYFMITKYGDDHTCMSTQVGIDQHNLDVNMKASTLLGIVRCDPAYEIKYVRESIKEKYGYDISYAKAWQSLKRPVEVIYGTWESSATVLPKYMGALSKYNPGTIVEWKHLRPYDHPHKILNFVFWAFKPCVDGFRHCRNIISIDGTHMYTKYKHKLLIAVTLDANNQVLPLAFALVDEKNYESWHWFLSNVARHVTRGCNGVCLISDRHAGITSEVQDLPDFKPPRGVHRFCLRHVCSNFNSKFKNIHLKDLCWEAGIQHQVSKFNATMEAIRTNNAAAFIYLSNIQKEKWSLAHEGGWRRGIMTTNMSECINGVLKGVRRLPIMAIVELTLQRCVQYFIQRRARSDKMLEKNQPWTDFAYSKFDMWSKKSIEHRVVRFDQRDKTASVATGGRPGRQHHVQDINISTRDCTCGKFTIFGIPCSHVICAAKWFGLNPAQLVQPWFTLSEYVNTYDGRFYPIHDEQYWDEPTFQLQHNSVRRQRRHAGRDRRTRIRNEMDQPSSRERQRGR